One Gemmatimonadaceae bacterium genomic region harbors:
- a CDS encoding cupredoxin domain-containing protein, which produces MRPIHGWTVAGAAALVLVAGCAPTPRAAQASYTPRARYVTVTTVALMVKEDAAVLPFLKQDFAKGGVLEGKEVYGFEPSTITVVAGDTIHFHFVNPEDDEHNFVLHDLFVKLPGQHIVDTTYVAGAPGIYDFACAIPAHLPMMHGTLLVLSPAAVTVAK; this is translated from the coding sequence TTGCGTCCCATCCACGGTTGGACCGTTGCCGGCGCCGCCGCGCTCGTACTCGTTGCCGGCTGCGCGCCCACCCCGCGCGCGGCGCAGGCGTCGTACACGCCTCGCGCCCGGTACGTGACCGTCACCACGGTCGCGCTCATGGTAAAGGAGGATGCCGCCGTGCTGCCCTTTCTCAAGCAGGACTTTGCCAAGGGCGGCGTGCTGGAAGGCAAGGAGGTGTACGGATTCGAGCCGAGCACGATCACCGTCGTGGCGGGCGATACGATCCACTTTCATTTCGTGAATCCCGAGGACGACGAGCACAACTTCGTCCTTCACGACTTGTTCGTGAAGCTGCCGGGGCAGCACATCGTGGACACCACCTATGTGGCGGGCGCGCCGGGCATCTACGACTTCGCCTGCGCCATTCCCGCCCACCTGCCGATGATGCACGGCACCCTGCTCGTCTTGAGCCCAGCCGCGGTGACCGTCGCGAAATGA